One segment of Comamonas thiooxydans DNA contains the following:
- a CDS encoding SDR family oxidoreductase, producing MTLNTMPSTGQLAGRRILVTGAARGLGFAFAQTLCQQGARLVLADLRAELLSEAVAKLRAMGFEAHGVAFDASNPASIEQCAQQAVQTLGGLDGLVNNAAVTDSGGKGMDDIALEKWDQVMNVNVRGVWLMTRACRAALKDSGRGAIVNLASDTAMWGAPNLMAYVASKGAVMAMTRSMARELGADAITINAVAPGLVLVEATEYVPEHRHRLYIDQRALQREQGPEDVSGAVSYLLSDGARFVTGQVLPVNGGFVMN from the coding sequence ATGACCCTCAACACCATGCCTTCCACCGGTCAGCTCGCTGGGCGCCGGATCCTTGTCACCGGCGCTGCGCGCGGCCTGGGTTTTGCTTTTGCGCAGACGCTGTGCCAGCAGGGGGCGCGGCTCGTCTTGGCCGATCTGCGCGCCGAATTGCTGAGCGAAGCAGTTGCCAAGCTGCGTGCCATGGGCTTCGAGGCTCACGGCGTCGCCTTTGATGCGAGCAACCCGGCTTCCATAGAACAGTGCGCACAGCAGGCCGTGCAGACGCTCGGCGGTCTGGATGGCCTGGTCAACAACGCGGCCGTGACGGACTCCGGCGGCAAGGGTATGGACGACATCGCCCTGGAAAAATGGGATCAGGTGATGAACGTCAATGTGCGCGGCGTCTGGCTGATGACCCGTGCCTGCCGTGCGGCGCTCAAGGACAGCGGGCGCGGCGCCATCGTCAATCTGGCTTCCGACACCGCCATGTGGGGCGCCCCCAATCTGATGGCTTATGTGGCCAGCAAGGGCGCCGTGATGGCCATGACGCGCTCCATGGCGCGCGAGCTGGGCGCGGATGCCATCACCATCAATGCCGTGGCTCCGGGCCTGGTTCTGGTCGAGGCCACCGAGTACGTGCCCGAGCACCGTCATCGCCTCTACATCGACCAGCGCGCGCTGCAGCGTGAGCAAGGGCCAGAGGATGTTTCGGGTGCCGTGTCCTATCTGTTGTCGGACGGTGCGCGCTTCGTGACGGGGCAGGTCCTGCCCGTCAACGGCGGCTTCGTCATGAATTGA
- a CDS encoding 5'-methylthioadenosine/adenosylhomocysteine nucleosidase — translation MTLAILSALAEEQHGLVDAMQDMQCLRHAGRDFWLGRLHGHEVVCALSGIGKVAAATTTAALIERFGVRGILFTGVAGGIGADVNVGDVVIARTFLQHDMDASPIFPRWQLPGYGRSTLACDEAATDRLVQAADSALRSGIVASYASACVHEGLIASGDQFVSSRQASAQLRADLEAAGHAVLAVEMEGAAVAQTCLDYGTPFTAMRTISDRADDSAHVDFSDFVRTVASRYAQRVVLDFLRLTPAKKQTVC, via the coding sequence ATGACGCTTGCCATTCTCAGCGCTCTTGCCGAAGAACAACACGGCCTGGTCGACGCCATGCAGGACATGCAATGCCTGCGCCATGCCGGGCGCGATTTCTGGCTGGGCCGGCTGCATGGCCACGAGGTGGTGTGCGCGTTGTCGGGCATCGGCAAGGTGGCCGCTGCCACCACCACCGCCGCGCTGATCGAGCGCTTTGGCGTGCGCGGCATTCTGTTCACCGGCGTGGCTGGCGGCATCGGCGCCGACGTGAACGTGGGCGATGTGGTGATCGCGCGGACTTTCCTGCAGCATGACATGGATGCCTCGCCGATCTTTCCGCGCTGGCAATTGCCCGGTTACGGCCGCAGCACCCTGGCCTGCGACGAGGCGGCGACGGACCGACTGGTGCAGGCCGCAGACTCGGCGCTGCGCTCGGGCATCGTGGCTTCATATGCTTCGGCCTGCGTCCATGAGGGCCTGATTGCCAGCGGCGATCAGTTTGTCAGCTCGCGCCAGGCCAGCGCACAACTCAGAGCCGATCTGGAGGCAGCCGGCCATGCCGTGCTGGCCGTGGAGATGGAGGGCGCTGCCGTGGCCCAGACCTGCCTGGATTACGGCACGCCATTTACCGCAATGCGCACCATCTCGGACCGGGCGGACGACAGCGCCCATGTGGATTTTTCGGATTTCGTGCGCACGGTGGCAAGCCGCTACGCGCAACGCGTGGTGCTGGACTTTCTGCGCCTGACGCCCGCGAAAAAGCAGACTGTTTGCTAA
- a CDS encoding tripartite tricarboxylate transporter substrate binding protein → MQRSAFLKSCLALACTAALPAAMSPAFAASAAEQLSSGQFTIIAPFPAGGAVDILSRILATGLTEEYKQASIVDNRPGANGNIGIDMVKRAKPDGHTLLVVPQGNLTINPTLMPKLPYNVFGDFVPVASMGRAANVIVVNPQVPAKTIQELVALSKSKPNSISYASPGVGSSLHLAGELFKDKSGADIMHVAYKGSGQGLNDALGGTIPMLIANMPTVLPHVQSGKLRALAVTDATRSSFLPNVPTLAEAGVPGIAVSSWYGVLAPKNTPPEVVKQLAEDIDKVMKTQAAQNQLKAQGMTPWVVKGDAFGELIRKETALWAPVVKSHNIVAQ, encoded by the coding sequence ATGCAACGTTCCGCCTTCCTCAAGTCCTGCCTGGCGCTGGCCTGCACCGCTGCGCTGCCCGCCGCCATGTCCCCGGCCTTCGCTGCCAGTGCCGCCGAACAGCTGTCCAGCGGTCAGTTCACCATCATTGCGCCGTTCCCCGCCGGCGGCGCGGTGGACATCCTGTCCCGCATCCTGGCCACAGGCCTGACCGAGGAGTACAAGCAGGCCTCCATCGTCGACAACCGCCCCGGTGCCAACGGCAACATCGGCATCGACATGGTCAAGCGCGCCAAGCCCGACGGCCATACCTTGCTGGTCGTGCCTCAGGGCAACCTGACCATCAATCCCACGCTGATGCCCAAGCTGCCCTACAACGTGTTCGGCGACTTCGTGCCCGTGGCCTCCATGGGGCGTGCGGCCAATGTCATCGTCGTCAATCCGCAGGTGCCGGCCAAGACCATCCAGGAGCTGGTGGCCCTGTCCAAGTCCAAGCCCAATTCGATCAGCTATGCCTCGCCCGGCGTGGGCTCCAGCCTGCACCTGGCCGGCGAGTTGTTCAAGGACAAGTCGGGTGCCGACATCATGCACGTGGCCTACAAGGGCTCGGGACAGGGCCTGAACGATGCCCTGGGCGGTACCATCCCCATGCTGATCGCCAACATGCCCACCGTGCTGCCCCATGTGCAGTCGGGCAAGCTGCGCGCCCTGGCCGTGACCGATGCCACGCGCTCGAGCTTCCTGCCCAATGTGCCGACACTGGCCGAGGCTGGTGTTCCGGGTATTGCCGTTTCGTCCTGGTATGGCGTGCTGGCTCCGAAGAACACACCGCCCGAAGTGGTCAAGCAGCTGGCCGAGGACATCGACAAGGTCATGAAGACCCAGGCCGCGCAGAACCAGCTCAAGGCCCAGGGCATGACCCCCTGGGTGGTCAAGGGCGATGCCTTTGGCGAGCTGATCCGCAAGGAGACCGCGCTGTGGGCGCCCGTGGTCAAGAGCCACAATATCGTGGCGCAGTAA
- a CDS encoding aspartate dehydrogenase yields MKNIALIGCGAIGSSVLELLSGDTRLQVGWVLVPEITAAVRETAARLAPQAQLLQALPADAVPDLLVECAGHAAIEEHVLPALARGIPAVIASIGALSAPGMAERVQAAAEAGKTQAQLLSGAIGGIDALAAARVGGLDTVVYTGRKPPRAWSGTPAEQVCDLEALTEAFCIFEGTAREAAQLYPKNANVAATLSLAGLGLDKTMVRLFADPAVDENVHHVEARGAFGAMELTMRGKPLAANPKTSALTVYSVVRAVLNNVASLAI; encoded by the coding sequence ATGAAAAATATTGCTTTGATTGGCTGCGGCGCGATTGGCTCCAGTGTTCTGGAGCTTTTGAGCGGAGATACCCGGTTGCAGGTGGGCTGGGTACTGGTTCCCGAGATTACGGCAGCCGTGCGCGAGACGGCTGCCCGCCTGGCGCCACAGGCGCAGCTGCTGCAGGCCTTGCCCGCTGACGCGGTGCCGGATCTGCTGGTGGAATGCGCGGGTCACGCAGCCATCGAGGAGCATGTGCTGCCGGCCCTGGCGCGCGGCATTCCTGCGGTCATCGCATCCATAGGCGCTTTGAGCGCGCCGGGCATGGCCGAGCGCGTACAGGCTGCGGCCGAGGCTGGCAAGACGCAGGCCCAGCTGTTGTCGGGCGCCATCGGCGGCATTGATGCCCTGGCGGCGGCGCGTGTCGGCGGACTGGACACGGTGGTCTACACGGGCCGCAAGCCGCCCAGAGCCTGGAGCGGCACTCCGGCCGAGCAAGTCTGCGATCTGGAGGCCTTGACCGAAGCCTTTTGCATCTTTGAAGGCACGGCCCGCGAGGCGGCCCAGCTCTATCCCAAGAATGCCAATGTGGCGGCCACGCTGTCGCTGGCGGGCCTGGGCCTGGACAAGACCATGGTGCGCCTTTTCGCCGACCCGGCCGTCGATGAAAACGTGCACCACGTCGAGGCGCGCGGCGCTTTCGGCGCCATGGAGCTGACCATGCGCGGCAAGCCGCTGGCGGCCAACCCCAAGACATCGGCGCTGACCGTGTACAGCGTGGTGCGCGCCGTGCTCAACAACGTGGCTTCCCTGGCCATCTAA
- a CDS encoding IclR family transcriptional regulator: MSETPEISTNEQDRYTVPALDRGLRLLACFGPAQPVWSAPELARSLELPRSTVFRMLTTLENSGYLQRSGTEYRLGLAVLRLGYDYLSTQPLAQLAEPVLQALCEELGMTSNLALRDGTSVVYVARVTPSGAFQGAVRVGSRLPAHATVLGRALLHDMDAAQLRSVFGGEELPQFSESTPRNIDELLRLLAEDRERGYAMGEGFYEPGVSSIAAPVRAADGRVVAGLAMAIPFTELGPEKTQLWVQKVQEAAETLSAHLRQQHPDHLR, encoded by the coding sequence ATGAGCGAAACCCCTGAGATTTCAACCAACGAACAAGATCGTTACACCGTGCCAGCTCTGGATCGAGGACTGCGCCTGCTGGCCTGCTTTGGTCCGGCGCAGCCGGTCTGGAGTGCGCCCGAGCTGGCGCGCAGCCTCGAGCTGCCGCGCTCCACGGTGTTTCGCATGTTGACCACGCTTGAAAACTCGGGGTATCTGCAGCGCAGCGGAACCGAATACCGGCTCGGTCTGGCCGTGCTGCGCCTGGGCTATGACTACCTGTCCACCCAGCCGCTGGCGCAACTGGCCGAGCCTGTGCTGCAGGCCTTGTGCGAGGAGCTGGGCATGACCAGCAATCTTGCATTGCGCGACGGCACTTCCGTGGTCTATGTGGCACGCGTCACTCCGTCCGGAGCATTCCAGGGCGCTGTGCGCGTGGGATCGCGTCTGCCGGCGCACGCGACGGTGCTGGGACGAGCCCTGCTGCATGACATGGATGCCGCGCAGCTGCGCTCGGTGTTTGGCGGCGAGGAACTGCCCCAGTTCTCCGAGAGCACGCCGCGCAATATCGACGAGCTGCTGCGCCTGCTGGCCGAGGATCGCGAGCGTGGCTATGCCATGGGCGAGGGCTTTTACGAGCCTGGCGTTTCCAGTATTGCAGCGCCGGTGCGCGCCGCAGACGGGCGGGTGGTAGCGGGGCTGGCCATGGCCATTCCGTTTACCGAGTTGGGGCCCGAAAAAACCCAACTCTGGGTGCAGAAGGTGCAGGAGGCGGCAGAGACTCTGTCCGCTCATTTGCGCCAGCAGCACCCGGACCATTTGCGCTGA
- a CDS encoding alpha/beta fold hydrolase, whose translation MHEDLLSLKLQQLQTGFPERLVKLPQKAQVAWREAGDAGSDFAVVLLHGISSGAASWLDVALQLADKVRVLAWDAPGYGVSTPLAQPAPADADYAQTLAQSLLVLGVRRCMLVGHSLGALMAARLAAMAAPGLVEQLVLISPAGGYGAPAKAEQQAKVREGRLASLAEKGVAGLAAVIDQRLVSSEAPEAVRAWVRWNTARMQPQGYAQAVELLCGSDLAQARGRLGMPVEVWVGEHDVVTTPAACKSWSEMLGAHYGTLAAAGHASPVEQPMEVAHRLASLLNQSYCPNTS comes from the coding sequence ATGCACGAGGATTTGCTGTCGCTGAAACTGCAGCAGCTGCAGACCGGTTTTCCCGAGCGGCTGGTGAAGCTTCCGCAGAAGGCCCAGGTCGCCTGGCGCGAGGCAGGCGACGCCGGCTCCGATTTCGCGGTGGTGCTGCTGCATGGCATCAGCTCCGGGGCTGCATCCTGGCTGGATGTGGCGCTGCAGCTGGCTGACAAAGTGCGTGTCCTGGCCTGGGATGCGCCCGGTTATGGCGTGTCGACGCCGCTGGCCCAGCCGGCGCCTGCCGATGCCGACTATGCGCAGACGCTGGCCCAGTCGCTGCTTGTGCTGGGCGTGCGGCGCTGCATGCTGGTCGGACACTCGCTGGGCGCCCTGATGGCAGCCAGGCTGGCTGCCATGGCCGCACCAGGACTGGTCGAGCAACTGGTGCTCATCAGTCCGGCAGGCGGCTACGGCGCCCCAGCCAAGGCCGAGCAGCAGGCCAAGGTGCGCGAGGGTCGTCTGGCTTCGCTGGCCGAGAAGGGTGTCGCCGGTCTGGCGGCCGTCATCGATCAGCGCCTGGTGTCCTCCGAGGCTCCTGAAGCCGTGCGTGCATGGGTGCGCTGGAATACGGCGCGCATGCAGCCGCAGGGCTATGCGCAGGCGGTCGAGCTGCTTTGCGGCAGCGATCTGGCACAGGCACGGGGCAGGCTTGGCATGCCGGTCGAGGTTTGGGTCGGCGAGCACGATGTCGTGACTACACCTGCAGCTTGCAAGTCCTGGTCCGAAATGCTGGGCGCGCACTACGGTACGCTTGCGGCTGCCGGTCATGCTTCACCCGTGGAACAACCAATGGAGGTCGCGCATAGGCTGGCATCTTTGTTGAACCAAAGCTATTGCCCTAATACCAGCTGA
- a CDS encoding cupin domain-containing protein, giving the protein MSEIAQDNSARTWDRPEGSSFEDWMSTRIARFATRKYDFDALKFQADFDPKYRRGQMRYIGTGGTGVASDSNTIPSENFTFSTMVIPAGHEGPSHLHTDVEEVFFVMRGKLKLVLEKDGERFETILTDRDVVSVPPGVYREEINVGDEDALMCVMLGAKKPVTPTYPPEHPLAKIKR; this is encoded by the coding sequence ATGAGCGAGATCGCACAAGACAACAGCGCCCGTACTTGGGATCGCCCCGAGGGCTCCAGCTTTGAAGACTGGATGAGCACACGCATTGCGCGCTTTGCCACGCGCAAGTACGACTTCGATGCCCTGAAGTTCCAGGCCGACTTTGATCCCAAATACCGCCGCGGCCAGATGCGTTACATCGGCACGGGCGGCACGGGCGTGGCCTCCGACAGCAACACCATTCCGTCGGAGAACTTCACCTTCTCCACCATGGTGATTCCCGCCGGCCATGAAGGCCCTTCGCATCTGCACACCGATGTGGAGGAAGTGTTCTTCGTGATGCGCGGCAAGCTCAAGCTGGTGCTGGAAAAGGACGGCGAGCGTTTCGAGACCATCCTGACCGATCGCGATGTGGTTTCGGTGCCGCCCGGCGTCTACCGCGAAGAGATCAATGTCGGTGATGAGGATGCGCTGATGTGCGTGATGTTGGGCGCCAAAAAGCCCGTCACCCCGACCTATCCACCCGAGCATCCTCTGGCCAAGATCAAGCGCTGA
- a CDS encoding long-chain-fatty-acid--CoA ligase translates to MSDRPWLNAYPEGVPADIDASQYPSLVALMEEAFAKHADKVAYSFMGKELTFAQVDAQSKLFAAYLQSLGLQRGDRVALMMPNIPQYPVAVAGVLRAGYVLVNVNPLYTARELEHQLKDSGAKAIVIIENFAKTLQDGMHGSAVQHIVLCAMGDELGLLKGMLVNYVVRSVKKLVPPFSLPGAVRFKDALAKGRGATLNAPVLKADDMALLQYTGGTTGVSKGAVLLHRNIIANVLQSEAWNEPAMKKVPAGEQPTSICALPLYHIFAFTVNMMLAMRTGGKTVLIPNPRDLKATLKELSRHRFHSFPAVNTLFNGLANHPDFGTVDWSHLKVSVGGGMAVQSAVAELWLKKTGCPICEGYGLSETSPSVTCNPVTATAYSGTIGVPLPSTYVKLVGSDGQDVSEPGLPGEVAVLGPQVMAGYWQRPDETAKVMTADGYFLTGDIGTMDERGFVKIVDRKKDMVIVSGFNVYPNEVEDVVSNCPGVLECAVVGVPDEKSGEAIKLVVVKKDPALTEQAIRDYCHANLTGYKRPRHIVFRTDLPKTPVGKILRRELRDA, encoded by the coding sequence ATGAGTGACCGTCCTTGGCTGAATGCATATCCAGAGGGAGTTCCTGCGGACATCGATGCGTCCCAGTATCCATCGCTGGTGGCCTTGATGGAAGAGGCATTTGCCAAGCATGCCGACAAGGTGGCCTATTCCTTCATGGGCAAGGAGCTGACCTTCGCCCAGGTCGATGCGCAGAGCAAGCTCTTTGCCGCCTATCTGCAAAGCCTGGGGCTGCAGCGCGGCGACCGCGTGGCGCTGATGATGCCCAATATTCCCCAGTACCCGGTGGCCGTGGCCGGGGTGCTGCGTGCCGGCTATGTGCTGGTCAACGTCAACCCGCTCTACACGGCACGCGAGCTCGAGCATCAGCTCAAGGATTCGGGCGCCAAGGCCATCGTCATCATCGAGAACTTCGCCAAGACGCTGCAGGACGGCATGCATGGCAGCGCCGTGCAGCACATCGTGCTTTGCGCCATGGGCGACGAGCTGGGCCTTTTGAAGGGCATGCTGGTCAATTACGTGGTGCGCTCCGTCAAGAAGCTGGTGCCGCCTTTCAGCCTGCCCGGTGCCGTGCGCTTCAAGGATGCACTGGCCAAGGGGCGTGGTGCGACCTTGAACGCACCGGTGCTCAAGGCAGACGACATGGCACTGCTGCAATACACGGGCGGCACCACGGGCGTGAGCAAGGGGGCTGTGCTGCTGCACAGGAACATCATCGCCAACGTGCTGCAGTCCGAAGCCTGGAACGAGCCTGCCATGAAGAAGGTGCCGGCCGGCGAACAGCCCACCAGCATCTGCGCGCTGCCGCTCTATCACATCTTCGCGTTCACGGTGAACATGATGCTGGCCATGCGTACCGGCGGCAAGACCGTGCTGATCCCCAATCCGCGCGATCTCAAGGCCACGCTCAAGGAGCTGTCCAGACATCGTTTCCACAGCTTTCCGGCCGTGAACACCTTGTTCAACGGACTGGCCAACCACCCCGACTTCGGCACCGTGGACTGGAGCCATCTCAAGGTCTCGGTGGGCGGCGGCATGGCCGTGCAGAGTGCCGTGGCCGAGCTGTGGCTCAAGAAGACCGGCTGTCCCATCTGCGAGGGTTACGGCCTCTCGGAAACCAGTCCCTCGGTGACCTGCAATCCGGTCACGGCCACGGCTTACTCGGGCACCATAGGCGTGCCCCTGCCCAGCACCTATGTGAAGCTGGTCGGCAGCGACGGCCAGGACGTGAGCGAGCCGGGTCTGCCCGGTGAAGTCGCCGTGCTGGGGCCGCAGGTCATGGCTGGTTACTGGCAGCGCCCTGACGAGACCGCCAAGGTCATGACGGCCGATGGCTACTTCCTCACCGGCGACATCGGCACCATGGACGAGCGCGGCTTTGTGAAGATCGTGGATCGCAAGAAAGACATGGTCATCGTCAGCGGCTTCAATGTCTACCCCAACGAGGTCGAGGACGTGGTCTCCAACTGCCCCGGCGTGCTGGAGTGCGCGGTGGTCGGCGTACCCGACGAAAAGTCCGGCGAGGCCATCAAGCTCGTCGTCGTCAAAAAAGACCCGGCATTGACGGAGCAGGCCATCCGCGACTACTGCCATGCCAATCTGACTGGCTACAAGCGTCCGCGCCACATCGTCTTTCGCACCGATCTGCCAAAGACTCCCGTGGGCAAGATCCTGCGCAGGGAGCTGCGCGACGCTTGA
- the fba gene encoding class II fructose-bisphosphate aldolase (catalyzes the reversible aldol condensation of dihydroxyacetonephosphate and glyceraldehyde 3-phosphate in the Calvin cycle, glycolysis, and/or gluconeogenesis) yields MPLISMREMLDHAAENGYGIPAFNVNNLEQVQAVMSAADEVGAPVILQASAGARKYAGEPFIKHLIQAAAEMYPHIPLVMHQDHGTTPEVCQGALNLGFGSVMMDGSLMSDGKTPSSFDYNVDVTQKVVAMAHQIGATVEGELGCLGNLETGEAGEEDGIGAEGKLDHSQMLTDPEEAAVFVKATQLDALAIAIGTSHGAYKFSRKPTGDILAISRVKEIHARIPNTHLVMHGSSSVPQELLAIINQYGGKMKETYGVPVEEIQEAIKYGVRKINIDTDIRLAMTGAVRKFLAENPDKFDAREWLKPAREAAKQVCKARYIEFGCEGQGAKIKGYSLEQMAKKYTAGDLAQLVK; encoded by the coding sequence ATGCCTTTGATCTCGATGCGCGAAATGCTGGACCATGCTGCTGAAAACGGCTATGGCATCCCCGCCTTCAACGTGAACAACCTGGAGCAGGTCCAGGCCGTGATGTCGGCGGCTGACGAAGTCGGCGCGCCCGTGATCCTGCAGGCCAGCGCCGGTGCCCGCAAGTACGCCGGTGAGCCCTTCATCAAGCACCTGATCCAGGCGGCCGCCGAGATGTACCCCCACATCCCCCTGGTGATGCACCAGGACCATGGCACCACGCCTGAAGTCTGCCAGGGCGCGCTGAACCTGGGCTTCGGCTCGGTGATGATGGACGGCTCGCTGATGAGCGACGGCAAGACCCCTTCGTCCTTCGACTACAACGTGGACGTGACCCAGAAGGTGGTGGCCATGGCCCACCAGATCGGCGCCACCGTGGAAGGCGAGCTGGGTTGCCTGGGCAACCTGGAAACCGGCGAAGCCGGCGAAGAAGACGGCATCGGTGCCGAGGGCAAGCTGGACCACAGCCAGATGCTGACCGACCCCGAAGAAGCCGCCGTGTTCGTCAAGGCGACCCAGCTGGACGCGCTGGCGATCGCCATCGGCACCAGCCACGGCGCCTACAAGTTCAGCCGCAAGCCCACGGGCGACATCCTGGCGATCTCGCGCGTCAAGGAAATCCACGCCCGCATCCCCAACACCCACCTGGTGATGCATGGTTCCTCTTCCGTGCCCCAGGAGCTGCTGGCCATCATCAACCAGTACGGTGGCAAGATGAAGGAAACCTACGGCGTGCCCGTGGAAGAGATCCAGGAAGCCATCAAGTACGGCGTGCGCAAGATCAATATCGACACCGACATCCGTCTGGCGATGACTGGCGCCGTGCGCAAGTTCCTGGCAGAGAACCCCGACAAGTTCGACGCCCGCGAATGGCTCAAGCCTGCCCGCGAAGCGGCCAAGCAAGTCTGCAAGGCCCGCTACATCGAGTTCGGCTGCGAAGGCCAGGGCGCCAAGATCAAGGGCTATAGCCTGGAGCAAATGGCCAAGAAGTACACCGCCGGCGATCTGGCCCAGCTGGTCAAGTAA
- a CDS encoding histidine kinase dimerization/phospho-acceptor domain-containing protein codes for MPQTGMRRSSLQLNLLAWVLGALALVWGSFVIWGYQTGVHEADELTDGHLAGVAALTLNWHVQDDVPVGQTTAVQPPAGLHAHDYQESLSVMLWNAQGLLISRTGQAPLPNFDIEQGFATIGADERKAWRSYTQWSHDRTAKVTVMIDLAERDSLADDIAMQMIEPGFWLLPVIVIALGVAMRRGMRPLNQLTQRVEALDLSRDQRLSDAHVPRELSPMVSSINTLLDRQQEALERERNLANEVAHELRTPLASIALQAQALKSGGQTDTAVMQAALQRIGQDALHAGHVLDQLLTLARAGRGMLDAPLQTVNWADVVRNVAAAQAQHAWQREDMISVEAPQELPVRGNALLLDSALRNLVENAVRHTPTGTQIEVQAGLDSVQERAWVQVCDDGRRDAAPVHVPPVDSLHLGHEIVSRVMQAHGGRFMVAEAPQGFTTCYRMEIPLAG; via the coding sequence ATCCCGCAGACCGGCATGCGCCGCAGCTCGCTGCAGCTGAATCTGCTGGCCTGGGTGCTGGGCGCGCTGGCGCTGGTCTGGGGCAGCTTTGTCATCTGGGGCTACCAGACAGGGGTGCACGAGGCCGATGAGCTGACCGATGGACACCTGGCAGGAGTGGCTGCGCTGACCTTGAACTGGCATGTGCAGGACGATGTGCCGGTCGGGCAGACCACGGCTGTCCAGCCGCCTGCAGGCCTGCACGCCCACGACTATCAGGAGTCGCTGAGCGTGATGCTCTGGAATGCGCAAGGCCTGCTGATCTCGCGCACCGGACAGGCGCCTTTACCGAATTTCGACATCGAGCAGGGCTTTGCCACGATTGGTGCGGATGAACGCAAGGCCTGGCGCAGTTATACCCAGTGGAGCCATGACAGGACAGCCAAGGTCACGGTGATGATTGACCTGGCCGAGCGCGACAGTCTGGCCGACGACATCGCCATGCAGATGATAGAGCCAGGCTTCTGGCTGCTGCCCGTGATTGTGATTGCGCTGGGTGTGGCCATGCGCCGCGGCATGCGCCCGCTCAATCAGCTCACGCAGCGCGTGGAGGCGCTGGATCTGAGTCGTGACCAGCGTCTGTCCGACGCCCATGTGCCGCGCGAGCTCTCGCCCATGGTCAGCTCCATCAATACCTTGCTCGACCGCCAGCAGGAGGCATTGGAGCGCGAGCGCAATCTGGCCAATGAAGTGGCCCACGAACTGCGCACGCCTCTGGCCTCCATCGCTTTGCAGGCCCAGGCACTGAAGTCGGGGGGGCAGACCGATACCGCTGTCATGCAGGCCGCGCTGCAGCGCATCGGTCAGGACGCCCTGCATGCCGGCCATGTGCTCGATCAGTTGCTGACTCTGGCCCGGGCTGGACGCGGCATGCTGGATGCGCCTTTGCAGACCGTGAACTGGGCCGATGTGGTGCGCAATGTGGCGGCGGCGCAGGCCCAGCATGCCTGGCAGCGTGAAGACATGATCTCCGTGGAGGCCCCGCAGGAGCTGCCAGTGCGCGGCAATGCGCTGCTGCTCGATTCGGCCCTGCGCAATCTGGTGGAAAACGCTGTGCGTCACACGCCGACGGGCACGCAGATCGAGGTGCAGGCCGGCCTTGACAGCGTCCAGGAACGGGCCTGGGTGCAGGTCTGCGATGACGGCCGACGTGATGCCGCACCGGTACATGTGCCGCCCGTGGACAGCCTGCATCTGGGCCATGAAATCGTCAGCCGTGTCATGCAGGCCCATGGCGGGCGCTTCATGGTGGCCGAGGCACCGCAAGGCTTCACCACCTGCTATCGCATGGAAATACCGCTAGCCGGTTAA
- a CDS encoding response regulator transcription factor: protein MRILVVEDNEGIAAGLRTNLMQRGYAVDVCASVAEAWHALSAERFDAVLLDLGLPDGDGSEVVRRLRLQTGRPGVPQLPDPATPVLILTARDQVQDRVAGLNLGADDYLVKPFDMDELEARLRAMMRRAAGQASPVIRHADLEVDPAARTIRQAGQKVEVSPREFAVLWALLLARGRVLSRPQIEEHLYSWGDTVESNAVEVYVHHLRKKLGQKIIVTMRGVGYFMPQEQE from the coding sequence ATGCGAATTCTGGTGGTCGAAGACAACGAAGGCATTGCAGCAGGGCTGCGAACCAATCTCATGCAGCGCGGCTATGCGGTGGATGTGTGCGCCAGCGTGGCCGAGGCCTGGCATGCCCTGAGTGCCGAGCGCTTCGATGCCGTGTTGCTGGACCTGGGTCTGCCCGACGGTGATGGCAGCGAGGTCGTGCGCCGCCTGCGCCTGCAGACAGGCCGGCCCGGTGTGCCGCAACTGCCCGATCCGGCCACGCCGGTGCTGATCCTCACGGCACGCGATCAGGTGCAGGACCGGGTCGCGGGGCTCAATCTGGGCGCCGATGACTATCTGGTCAAACCCTTTGACATGGACGAGCTGGAGGCCCGCTTGCGCGCCATGATGCGCCGCGCGGCCGGTCAGGCATCGCCGGTGATCCGCCATGCGGATCTGGAGGTGGACCCGGCTGCCCGCACCATCAGGCAGGCGGGGCAGAAGGTGGAGGTTTCACCGCGCGAATTTGCCGTGCTCTGGGCCTTGTTGCTTGCGCGCGGGCGGGTGCTGTCGCGCCCGCAAATCGAGGAGCATCTCTACAGCTGGGGCGATACGGTGGAGAGCAATGCCGTGGAGGTCTATGTCCACCATCTTCGCAAGAAGCTGGGCCAGAAGATCATTGTGACCATGCGCGGTGTGGGCTACTTCATGCCGCAGGAGCAGGAGTGA